The following are from one region of the Paenibacillus sp. KS-LC4 genome:
- a CDS encoding sensor histidine kinase, producing the protein MLKLNLNYMKLLLMYILSVFIPIVVTNVVFYNVTTVNIRSQKTRDADMALNNLKNDLRVTFDQGVGLSYSLYADPIFNKTVARHFATQLDYIETYQSYLSGAFSDQNVQGVRWYQVYTDNPTVLSSGYIDLLNEAVRQSDWYIQSKSSSAPYPAFVYSDKKLSLIQQLNNYRTGSIEQLVKIDLNMDLLAQKFGNSAFGGKVYLVDPQGRVCFGYERVGEWQQANVRFEDITLPKNSHLFEASFDGISYLEGWTLQGVMNEEVFLREVGDSRFIVIWLACINFVLPSIIIAVMSRSLHVRLVKILMHMKKVKTQTFQTIPHEEARDEIGQLTVEFNQMMGTINNLINEVYIADIQKKDLELKQQQAQLHALHSQINPHFLFNALESVRMRSVIKGERETAKIIHHMSQMFRQSISWSRKHVLVREELELIDSFLEIQQYRFGGKLDYSIVADPSALNRRIPKMVILPFVENASIHGIESSPDKGMITISVTEREEQLYIKLDDNGIGMSQAKLDELFHYLEENDDIGERVGMKNAYHRLKLCYQNRFDFSIHASEGKGTHIEIVLPLETEEL; encoded by the coding sequence ATGCTTAAACTCAATTTGAACTACATGAAGCTGCTGCTTATGTACATACTGTCCGTATTCATCCCTATCGTTGTCACGAACGTGGTTTTCTATAATGTGACAACCGTCAATATTCGCAGCCAAAAAACCCGTGATGCCGACATGGCCTTGAACAATCTCAAAAACGACCTGCGCGTAACGTTTGACCAAGGTGTTGGTCTTTCCTATTCCCTCTATGCCGATCCGATCTTTAACAAAACAGTTGCAAGGCATTTTGCCACTCAGCTGGATTACATTGAGACTTATCAATCTTATTTGAGCGGGGCATTTTCTGATCAAAACGTGCAGGGTGTCCGCTGGTACCAGGTGTATACAGATAATCCCACCGTTTTGTCCTCGGGCTACATTGATCTCCTGAACGAAGCGGTTCGGCAGTCCGACTGGTATATCCAGTCCAAGTCCTCCTCTGCGCCTTATCCGGCTTTTGTTTATTCCGACAAGAAACTCAGCCTCATTCAACAGTTAAACAATTACCGTACTGGCAGTATTGAGCAGCTGGTGAAAATTGATTTGAACATGGACTTGCTCGCCCAAAAATTCGGAAACAGTGCCTTTGGCGGCAAGGTTTATTTGGTTGACCCTCAGGGACGGGTGTGCTTTGGCTATGAACGAGTAGGAGAATGGCAGCAGGCAAATGTGCGGTTCGAGGATATCACGCTTCCTAAAAACTCACATTTGTTTGAGGCTTCTTTTGATGGCATTAGTTATTTGGAGGGGTGGACGCTCCAGGGTGTGATGAATGAGGAGGTCTTCCTTAGAGAGGTAGGCGATTCGCGGTTCATTGTCATTTGGCTCGCCTGCATTAATTTTGTGCTGCCCTCCATCATTATCGCAGTGATGTCGAGATCTCTGCATGTCCGGCTGGTAAAGATTCTCATGCATATGAAGAAGGTGAAAACGCAAACCTTTCAGACGATTCCTCACGAGGAGGCGAGAGATGAAATCGGCCAGCTGACGGTGGAATTCAATCAAATGATGGGAACGATCAACAATTTGATTAATGAGGTGTATATTGCGGATATCCAAAAGAAGGATTTGGAGCTAAAGCAGCAGCAGGCGCAGCTTCATGCCTTGCACAGTCAGATTAATCCCCACTTCCTGTTTAACGCTCTGGAATCTGTCCGAATGAGGAGCGTCATCAAGGGGGAGCGGGAAACGGCAAAAATTATTCATCATATGTCCCAAATGTTTCGCCAGTCTATTTCTTGGAGTCGGAAGCACGTGCTGGTGCGCGAGGAGCTTGAGCTGATAGACAGCTTTCTGGAAATACAGCAATACCGCTTTGGGGGGAAGCTGGACTATAGCATTGTAGCAGATCCGTCAGCGCTTAACCGCCGAATTCCTAAGATGGTTATTTTGCCGTTTGTGGAAAATGCCAGCATCCATGGAATCGAATCGAGTCCCGACAAAGGAATGATTACGATCTCTGTTACCGAGCGGGAGGAGCAGCTTTATATCAAATTAGACGATAATGGTATCGGCATGTCTCAGGCCAAGCTGGATGAGCTGTTTCATTATTTGGAGGAAAATGATGATATAGGCGAGCGAGTTGGCATGAAAAATGCTTATCACCGTCTAAAGCTGTGTTACCAGAATCGGTTTGACTTCTCTATCCACGCTAGTGAAGGGAAGGGGACGCATATCGAAATCGTTCTGCCGTTGGAAACCGAGGAGTTGTAA
- a CDS encoding NAD(P)H-binding protein: MNRTAVVAGATGLIGKELVQLLLHDAAYKSVTIVVRRPTGMEHPKLVEQIVDFEQLQQAGVQMDGADVFCTLGTTIKKAGSQDAFRKVDYQYPLSLGQLASQQGARQLLLVTAIGASASSRAFYNRVKGEVEEALSGLKLPALHIFRPSLLLGERGEFRFGERFAAALSGVLSPLFSGPLRKYAPVQASAVAKTMIFAAKSNQAGIHIHENEHIVKLKREK; this comes from the coding sequence ATGAACAGAACAGCTGTAGTGGCGGGAGCCACAGGGTTAATTGGCAAGGAACTGGTTCAATTGTTGCTTCACGACGCAGCATATAAGAGCGTAACGATTGTTGTTCGGCGACCAACGGGCATGGAGCATCCCAAGCTCGTGGAGCAAATCGTCGACTTCGAGCAATTGCAGCAAGCGGGTGTCCAGATGGACGGTGCAGATGTGTTTTGTACACTCGGTACGACAATTAAGAAGGCAGGGAGTCAGGATGCTTTTCGAAAAGTAGACTATCAATACCCGCTATCGCTCGGGCAATTGGCAAGTCAGCAAGGAGCAAGGCAGCTATTGCTTGTAACAGCGATCGGGGCGAGCGCCTCCTCGCGGGCCTTCTATAATCGAGTGAAGGGGGAGGTGGAAGAAGCGCTGAGCGGCCTTAAGCTTCCAGCTTTGCATATTTTCCGTCCTTCACTGCTGCTTGGCGAGCGGGGGGAGTTTCGATTCGGGGAACGATTCGCGGCAGCGTTGTCGGGCGTGCTTTCTCCGTTGTTTTCGGGGCCGCTCCGAAAATATGCGCCTGTGCAGGCCAGTGCGGTCGCCAAAACGATGATTTTTGCAGCGAAAAGCAATCAGGCAGGCATTCATATTCATGAGAATGAGCATATCGTAAAGCTAAAGCGGGAAAAATAA
- the arsC gene encoding arsenate reductase (thioredoxin), whose amino-acid sequence MENKPLIYFLCTGNSCRSQIADGFLKYIGGNNYEVKSAGLEAHGLNPRAVQVMKEAGVDISSHTSDVIDPEILNHADYVITLCGHADEHCPVVSNPNVAKWHWGFDDPAKAIGTEEEIMAQFRLVRDSIKQRIEQFVQEGK is encoded by the coding sequence ATGGAGAACAAACCACTCATTTATTTTTTGTGCACGGGGAACTCTTGCAGAAGCCAAATCGCCGATGGTTTTTTGAAATATATTGGCGGGAATAACTATGAGGTGAAAAGTGCGGGGCTTGAAGCTCATGGCTTAAATCCTCGTGCCGTTCAAGTAATGAAAGAAGCGGGTGTCGATATTAGCAGCCATACGTCCGATGTCATTGACCCTGAAATTTTAAATCATGCTGATTATGTCATTACTCTTTGCGGGCACGCAGACGAGCATTGTCCCGTCGTATCCAATCCGAACGTGGCCAAATGGCACTGGGGCTTTGATGATCCGGCAAAAGCAATAGGAACAGAGGAAGAGATTATGGCTCAGTTCCGTCTGGTTCGCGATTCGATTAAACAACGTATTGAGCAATTCGTACAAGAAGGCAAGTAA
- a CDS encoding response regulator, whose amino-acid sequence MMLKIVLADDEVFVRKGLIELIPWEEMKFTIVGEANNGKEALEMIMELKPDLVITDIRMPLVNGLDLIRSVKEHGQLDPFFIIISGYNDFNYAQQALRYGVHDYIMKPIDEEEMTAALRRLTYSIIEKKKALLSGDKQQGNSILEALMQGALSKKEAESYSAMLGMPEGASMMYVLVDVYAAPQEQLTDIKMFQEALHAIEYREGDIPVIELQPGKFGLLLNVDGLHTREGGIEQALERLRVALSHRLSCDIGMYVGNAVDHIAELRHSYLEASEAARHKYAERGVIWYSKIKALSLYVFDISPDLSNRLVLQLEEGSREAYRQTAADMFRLFREQRFTPQAVTGSLSRCITGIIAVIKEMDGSEEEVRRLKELAEREHGNWSLQLLEEHFMLALMEAEDYIALLRQEWSKGSIKQIKNYIDAHYSENISLKSIAAMFYMNALYLGRLFRKSYGVYFNEYLLELRVKEAKKLLRQTDLRMYEIAARVGFQNADYFVAQFEKREKLSPTEYRNILNAKELGG is encoded by the coding sequence ATGATGCTCAAAATAGTGCTGGCAGACGATGAGGTATTTGTTCGGAAAGGACTGATCGAGCTAATCCCATGGGAAGAAATGAAGTTTACAATAGTCGGTGAGGCGAATAATGGCAAGGAAGCGCTGGAAATGATTATGGAGCTAAAGCCGGATTTAGTCATTACGGACATACGCATGCCGCTCGTGAATGGGCTTGATCTGATTCGAAGTGTAAAGGAGCATGGCCAGCTTGACCCGTTTTTCATAATTATCAGCGGCTATAATGACTTTAATTATGCACAGCAGGCTCTACGCTACGGGGTACACGACTATATTATGAAGCCTATTGACGAGGAGGAAATGACGGCGGCTTTACGGCGGCTGACCTACAGCATTATAGAAAAAAAGAAGGCTTTGCTGTCCGGAGACAAGCAGCAAGGCAACTCTATTCTAGAAGCGTTGATGCAGGGAGCTTTAAGCAAGAAGGAGGCAGAGTCATATTCCGCGATGCTAGGCATGCCGGAGGGTGCAAGCATGATGTATGTGTTGGTTGACGTGTATGCCGCTCCGCAGGAGCAACTGACGGACATTAAGATGTTTCAGGAAGCGCTGCACGCTATTGAGTATAGAGAAGGAGATATTCCTGTCATAGAGCTGCAGCCGGGCAAGTTTGGGCTCCTGTTAAACGTGGATGGGCTACATACGAGAGAGGGAGGAATCGAGCAAGCTTTGGAAAGGCTGCGCGTAGCTCTTTCCCATCGCCTGAGCTGCGACATTGGCATGTATGTGGGCAATGCCGTCGATCATATTGCCGAGCTTCGCCATTCCTATTTGGAGGCTAGCGAGGCGGCCCGGCATAAATATGCTGAGCGCGGTGTAATTTGGTACTCAAAAATTAAGGCTCTGTCGCTGTATGTTTTTGATATTAGTCCAGACCTTTCAAATCGGCTGGTCTTGCAGCTGGAGGAGGGCAGCCGGGAGGCATACCGTCAAACGGCGGCGGACATGTTCCGCCTGTTCCGTGAGCAGCGCTTCACCCCGCAGGCTGTAACGGGGTCGCTCTCCCGATGCATCACCGGAATTATAGCAGTCATTAAGGAGATGGACGGCAGCGAGGAGGAGGTTCGGCGGTTAAAGGAGCTGGCTGAACGGGAGCATGGCAATTGGAGCTTGCAGCTGCTGGAGGAGCATTTCATGCTGGCGCTTATGGAAGCGGAGGACTACATTGCGTTGCTGCGTCAGGAGTGGTCCAAAGGCAGCATCAAGCAGATTAAAAACTATATTGACGCCCATTATAGCGAAAATATTAGTCTCAAATCCATCGCGGCCATGTTTTATATGAATGCCTTGTATTTAGGCCGGCTTTTTCGCAAAAGCTATGGGGTTTATTTCAATGAATATTTGCTGGAGCTGCGGGTCAAGGAAGCTAAAAAGCTGCTTCGACAAACTGACCTGCGCATGTACGAAATCGCCGCCAGAGTCGGCTTTCAGAATGCGGATTATTTTGTCGCCCAGTTCGAGAAGCGGGAGAAGCTGTCGCCGACAGAATACCGAAACATACTGAATGCCAAGGAGCTGGGAGGCTAA
- a CDS encoding carbohydrate-binding protein, with amino-acid sequence MKKKLSVFLLAFALILSCLPEMSAFAASTTIAKNVGNSNPLIDHHLGADPFAMTYNGRVYIYMSSDDYEYNSNGTIKDNSFANLNKVFVISSADMVNWTDHGAIPVAGANGANGGQGIAKWAGASWAPAAAVKKINGQDKFFLYFANSGGGIGVLTADSPIGPWSDPLGRALVTTSTPGMSGVVWLFDPAVFVDDDGTGYLYAGGGIPGGSNPTQAQYANPNTARVLKLGADMTSIVGSASTIDAPFMFEDSGIHKYNGVYYYSYCINFSGTHPADKPKGEIGYMTSTSPMGPFTYAGHFLKNPGSFFGAGGNNHHSVFNLNNQWYVVYHTQTVSYALYGAGRGYRSPHINKLVHNANGSIQEVAANFAGVSQLANLNPYNRVEAETFAWNGRILTEKTSATGGPVSNLHVTSINNGDWVAVGNAEFGSSGATTFKANVASTVGGNIEIRLDSVTGPLVGTLNVPSTGGTQNWSVIETGVSGATGTHNVFLVFTGAGSGNLFNFDYWQFTQNAVSTGTSYEAETGTILTNSLVEAIHTGYSGSGYVNFNATTDAAIEWNNIYAAVTGTKNVKIRYALETGTRNLDVFVNGTKVISNVAFTATGGWGTWVEKTIQVPMNSGTNSLKLVTTGTEGPNIDSINVSAQ; translated from the coding sequence ATGAAAAAGAAGTTGAGCGTTTTTTTATTAGCTTTTGCCTTAATATTGAGCTGTCTGCCAGAGATGTCTGCATTTGCGGCTAGTACGACCATTGCCAAAAATGTAGGGAATTCCAACCCGCTCATTGACCATCATTTAGGGGCGGACCCCTTTGCAATGACCTATAACGGAAGAGTATATATTTATATGTCCAGTGATGACTATGAATATAATAGCAACGGAACGATTAAAGATAATTCTTTTGCTAATCTGAATAAGGTGTTCGTTATATCTTCAGCGGATATGGTGAACTGGACAGATCACGGCGCTATTCCGGTAGCAGGTGCAAATGGAGCAAATGGCGGACAAGGCATTGCAAAATGGGCGGGTGCCTCTTGGGCTCCTGCTGCGGCAGTGAAGAAAATAAATGGCCAGGATAAATTTTTCCTGTATTTTGCAAATAGTGGGGGAGGTATCGGTGTTCTCACAGCTGACAGCCCAATCGGGCCATGGAGCGATCCGCTGGGAAGAGCACTGGTCACAACGAGTACACCGGGTATGTCCGGCGTAGTTTGGCTTTTTGACCCGGCCGTATTTGTAGATGACGACGGCACAGGCTACTTGTATGCAGGTGGAGGCATCCCTGGCGGTTCAAATCCAACGCAGGCGCAATATGCAAATCCTAATACAGCTAGAGTATTGAAATTAGGTGCTGATATGACCAGCATCGTTGGAAGTGCATCAACGATTGATGCGCCGTTCATGTTTGAGGACTCAGGCATCCACAAGTATAATGGGGTATATTATTACTCCTATTGTATTAATTTCAGCGGTACGCATCCTGCTGACAAGCCTAAAGGTGAAATCGGCTATATGACTAGTACAAGTCCGATGGGACCCTTTACGTACGCAGGCCATTTCCTAAAAAATCCAGGCTCATTTTTTGGTGCAGGAGGCAATAACCATCACTCTGTGTTTAATTTAAACAACCAGTGGTATGTGGTATATCATACTCAAACGGTCAGCTATGCTCTATACGGAGCAGGTAGAGGCTACCGTTCCCCTCATATCAATAAGCTTGTGCATAATGCGAATGGATCGATTCAGGAGGTTGCAGCCAATTTTGCAGGCGTATCGCAGCTTGCCAATCTCAATCCCTATAATCGGGTAGAGGCTGAAACGTTTGCCTGGAATGGACGCATTTTGACGGAGAAAACTTCAGCAACAGGCGGACCAGTAAGTAATCTTCACGTAACGAGCATTAACAATGGGGACTGGGTCGCTGTAGGAAACGCCGAATTCGGTTCAAGTGGAGCAACTACTTTTAAAGCAAATGTAGCCTCTACTGTAGGTGGGAATATTGAAATACGTCTTGACAGTGTAACCGGCCCGCTTGTCGGAACGCTTAATGTACCTTCCACAGGTGGAACACAAAACTGGAGCGTTATTGAAACGGGTGTAAGCGGTGCAACCGGTACTCATAACGTCTTCCTAGTCTTTACTGGGGCTGGCTCAGGCAACCTATTTAATTTTGATTACTGGCAGTTTACACAAAATGCTGTGAGCACCGGTACTTCTTATGAAGCAGAGACGGGCACTATACTGACCAACTCTTTAGTAGAAGCCATCCATACCGGCTACAGCGGCAGCGGATATGTTAACTTCAATGCTACAACCGATGCGGCTATTGAATGGAATAACATCTACGCTGCAGTTACAGGTACTAAAAATGTTAAGATCCGGTATGCCTTGGAAACAGGTACGAGAAATTTAGATGTTTTTGTAAACGGTACGAAAGTGATTAGCAATGTTGCCTTTACAGCAACCGGCGGCTGGGGAACCTGGGTCGAGAAGACGATTCAGGTACCTATGAACAGCGGAACTAATAGTTTAAAACTGGTCACTACAGGCACAGAAGGGCCAAATATTGATAGCATTAATGTTTCGGCTCAGTAA
- a CDS encoding extracellular solute-binding protein, whose translation MYKSMAVIAGLMILLAAMLGGCSKADNSTSNSVSSNKSTSDAYTASGEENPPVTFSYYHFSTGKKDTLASETVIGKQLQQQTGVDWKLEYVVGDSLTKAGVMIASGDYPDVISSSGEMAKLMDAGAYIPLDDLIEEYGPNIKRVYGAYFDKMRQTDGKIYTLPYTANQGEYIGGPNIGGGAFWIQRSVLKEFDYPKISTLDEYFALIKQYREKHPTIDGADTIGFVSLAGVANNFFTLQNPAMHLAGYPNDGSVIVDMETHEAKVVAGTDYQKRWIQKLNEVNAEKLFDPESFTMNKDQYLAKLTSGRVLGYFNYAWQVGDASKSLLAAGIDEKRYAPLPLVFDKDIKDQYVDPPGFVANYGVGISIKAKDPIRIIKYFDALLKEENQILVQWGIKDQTYSVDDHGRFYYASDDQRKYHDDLELSRAFGFTYFQTDWPRYGVESTLLDGNAFSPGNQPELAYASFTEGDKAILNAYGVDTFSEMFSKPDARPWFPVWSIALEQGSPEQIFTMKSDDVQRKYLPALVMSSPPDFDKLWEEYIGELNKLDKKSYENTITKAIKDRVAGKW comes from the coding sequence ATGTACAAAAGCATGGCGGTAATTGCTGGCTTGATGATTTTATTAGCAGCGATGCTTGGAGGGTGCAGTAAGGCGGATAACAGTACGTCTAACAGCGTCTCTAGCAACAAATCCACCTCCGATGCTTACACAGCAAGTGGAGAGGAGAATCCGCCTGTAACTTTTTCATACTATCATTTTTCGACAGGCAAGAAGGACACTTTGGCGAGTGAAACGGTCATCGGAAAACAATTGCAGCAACAAACCGGTGTCGACTGGAAGCTGGAATATGTCGTAGGCGATAGTCTAACCAAGGCTGGAGTCATGATTGCAAGCGGCGATTATCCAGATGTGATTAGCTCTAGTGGCGAAATGGCGAAGCTGATGGACGCAGGAGCATACATCCCGCTCGATGATCTAATTGAGGAGTACGGGCCTAACATCAAACGCGTGTACGGCGCTTACTTCGATAAAATGCGACAGACGGACGGGAAAATTTATACGTTGCCGTATACCGCCAATCAGGGCGAGTATATCGGCGGTCCCAATATTGGCGGAGGAGCCTTCTGGATCCAGCGTTCGGTGCTGAAGGAGTTCGACTATCCGAAGATCAGCACGTTGGACGAATATTTTGCTCTAATCAAGCAATACAGGGAGAAGCATCCGACAATTGATGGTGCGGATACAATCGGATTCGTTTCTCTGGCCGGCGTCGCAAATAACTTCTTTACGCTGCAAAACCCTGCTATGCATCTTGCGGGCTATCCTAACGACGGCAGTGTTATTGTCGATATGGAAACCCACGAGGCCAAGGTTGTAGCCGGAACCGACTACCAGAAGAGATGGATTCAGAAGCTGAACGAAGTGAACGCGGAAAAGCTGTTTGATCCAGAATCCTTTACGATGAACAAGGATCAATACTTGGCCAAATTGACCTCAGGACGTGTGCTTGGCTACTTTAACTATGCATGGCAGGTAGGGGATGCTTCCAAAAGTTTATTAGCGGCTGGCATTGACGAGAAACGTTATGCTCCGCTTCCCCTTGTATTCGACAAAGACATCAAAGATCAGTATGTGGACCCGCCAGGCTTTGTCGCCAATTATGGGGTCGGCATTTCCATCAAAGCCAAGGATCCCATTCGCATTATTAAATACTTCGATGCTTTGTTGAAGGAAGAAAATCAAATCCTCGTACAGTGGGGGATCAAGGACCAAACCTACAGTGTAGATGACCATGGCCGTTTTTATTACGCAAGCGATGATCAGCGCAAATACCATGATGATCTGGAGCTCAGTCGTGCTTTCGGCTTCACCTACTTCCAAACGGACTGGCCGCGTTACGGCGTGGAGTCCACTTTATTAGACGGCAATGCCTTTAGTCCCGGCAATCAGCCCGAGCTGGCCTATGCCTCGTTTACCGAAGGCGATAAAGCGATTCTGAACGCATATGGTGTCGATACGTTCAGCGAGATGTTTTCAAAGCCAGATGCACGCCCATGGTTCCCTGTATGGTCCATTGCGCTGGAGCAAGGCTCCCCGGAGCAAATTTTTACGATGAAGTCGGATGATGTGCAGCGTAAATATTTGCCTGCTCTGGTCATGTCCTCGCCGCCTGATTTTGACAAGCTGTGGGAGGAGTATATCGGCGAGCTGAACAAGCTGGACAAGAAGAGCTATGAGAATACGATAACCAAGGCGATAAAGGATCGCGTTGCAGGCAAATGGTGA
- a CDS encoding carbohydrate-binding protein, whose protein sequence is MAVVEAAGEAGAAYRKNYYSKEMKKMISSLKKSMFVLLACLTALPLVLTVPGPPKVSAASDAVINLSAEKQLIKGFGGINHPAWIGDLTASQRDTAFGNGQNQLGFSVLRIFVDGDSNNWYKEVPTAKRAIEQGALVFASPWNPPASMIETFNKNGDTSAKRLKYDKYAAYAQHLNDFVTYMKNNGVNLYAISVQNEPDYAHDWTWWTPQEMLRFMKENAGSIQNTKVMAPESFQYLKNMSDPILNDPQALANMDILGAHLYGTSVSNFAYPLFKQKGAGKELWMTEVYYPNSNNNSADLWPEALDVSHHIHNAMVEGDFQAYVWWYIRRQYGPMKEDGTISKRGYNMAHFSKFVRPGYVRVDATKTPETNVHVSAYKGDNKVVIVAINRSTSAVNQKFVLQNGNASTVSSWVTDSTRNLAAGSSINVSAGSFTGQLPARSVTTYVAELGSGGNNNSGTTYEAETGTTLTNSVVEAINSGYTGSGYVNFNALTDAAIQWGSIYASVAGTKNVKFRYALESGTRNLDVYVNGTKVISNAAFAATGSWTSWGEKTLQVAMNSGNNTLRVVTTGTEGPNIDNINVTAQ, encoded by the coding sequence TTGGCGGTTGTTGAAGCAGCCGGAGAAGCTGGAGCAGCTTATAGGAAAAACTACTATTCCAAGGAGATGAAAAAAATGATCTCAAGTTTGAAAAAATCAATGTTTGTATTATTGGCATGTTTAACGGCGCTTCCGTTAGTATTAACCGTGCCAGGTCCTCCTAAGGTATCAGCAGCAAGCGATGCAGTTATTAATTTATCGGCAGAAAAACAATTAATAAAAGGCTTTGGAGGTATTAACCACCCGGCCTGGATTGGGGATCTGACAGCATCCCAAAGAGATACGGCATTTGGCAATGGACAAAATCAGCTTGGCTTTTCGGTTTTAAGAATTTTTGTAGACGGTGACAGCAACAATTGGTACAAAGAAGTTCCGACTGCCAAACGCGCGATTGAGCAAGGCGCACTCGTCTTTGCTTCACCATGGAATCCTCCAGCTAGTATGATTGAGACCTTCAATAAAAATGGCGATACTTCAGCCAAACGTCTTAAATATGATAAGTATGCTGCATATGCCCAGCATCTTAATGATTTTGTCACTTACATGAAAAATAACGGTGTGAACCTTTATGCGATTTCGGTTCAAAATGAGCCTGATTATGCTCATGACTGGACATGGTGGACGCCACAAGAGATGCTTCGCTTTATGAAAGAAAATGCGGGCTCCATTCAAAATACGAAGGTCATGGCTCCAGAGTCATTTCAATACCTGAAAAATATGTCAGATCCGATATTGAATGATCCGCAAGCTCTTGCCAATATGGATATTCTTGGTGCCCATCTTTATGGTACAAGCGTTAGCAATTTTGCGTACCCACTGTTCAAACAAAAGGGAGCGGGCAAAGAGCTTTGGATGACAGAAGTATACTATCCAAATAGCAACAACAACTCGGCGGATCTCTGGCCTGAGGCATTGGATGTATCCCATCATATTCACAATGCGATGGTTGAGGGCGATTTCCAAGCCTATGTATGGTGGTATATTCGCAGACAATACGGCCCGATGAAAGAGGACGGCACGATTAGCAAACGCGGCTATAACATGGCTCATTTCTCCAAATTTGTTCGTCCAGGCTATGTAAGGGTTGATGCAACCAAGACTCCTGAAACAAATGTCCATGTCTCTGCTTATAAAGGTGACAACAAGGTCGTTATTGTAGCCATTAATAGAAGCACCTCGGCCGTCAATCAAAAATTTGTTTTGCAAAACGGCAATGCATCGACGGTATCTTCATGGGTAACAGACAGCACTAGAAATCTTGCAGCCGGATCGTCAATTAATGTGTCTGCGGGCTCCTTTACAGGTCAGCTTCCAGCACGGAGTGTTACAACCTATGTAGCTGAACTGGGCAGCGGTGGAAACAACAACAGCGGTACGACTTATGAAGCTGAGACGGGAACAACGTTGACGAACTCCGTAGTAGAAGCCATAAATTCGGGCTACACCGGCAGCGGATATGTCAACTTTAATGCTTTAACCGATGCAGCCATTCAGTGGGGCAGCATTTACGCTTCCGTAGCAGGAACTAAAAATGTGAAGTTCCGTTATGCGTTAGAGTCAGGAACAAGAAATTTGGACGTTTATGTTAACGGGACGAAAGTGATTAGCAATGCAGCTTTTGCAGCGACTGGCAGTTGGACAAGCTGGGGTGAGAAAACGCTTCAGGTTGCCATGAATAGCGGAAACAATACTTTAAGGGTGGTTACGACGGGTACAGAGGGACCGAATATAGATAACATCAACGTTACAGCCCAATAG